Proteins encoded together in one Falco biarmicus isolate bFalBia1 chromosome 4, bFalBia1.pri, whole genome shotgun sequence window:
- the PPL gene encoding periplakin: MHSLFRKRNKGKYSPSAQKKSISSKELTELIERLQKNADQVEKNIVETDSRMQNDLHKIKACQLAQYKDLTAQKLTESDKLLYVLDGDAAIARHMKHPQGDMITEDIRQLKERVANLRVKHDQIYSFPLQHIEPQVNWSTVIEEKQDALNSKGFGTDLPLVNSQVEEHNIFHNEVMAIGPHIAKEGNKEYKSDFQAKYQKLLAGSQQRQQDLNSLQDYMQRCTNKLYWLDQQAKDRTHYDWSDHNLDYPSRRRQYENFIHRKLEEKEEAINKLHADGDQLLTQNHPGKNAIEAHIEAVHADWKEYLNLLICEESHLKFMEDFHKFQKDTKDAQELLKKVDTDLDQKFSPEFKDRYQLESLLRELDDQEKALNKYEAVVKSLQERSQHILPLRYRREMPLQPVPVEALCEYEGEQGQINRGAHYTLQKNSGDIWEVADSSGDKIRAPGVCFMIPPPDAEAMALADQIADRYVTVKEKTANCKNILQQRYEGLKADSIGDAASVRGRQLLAGLEKVNSDLDKQEKAITANLRPPLEQSRAVQDSTERSKDLKNITNEVRRIEPEKTRKIQECEAFIESVPNTGSATLVKNKVENTNKKYDRVVQLLSAAQEKVEVATHLERSLQQGRDLLSTYENKLVVDDTVPEDLRVVDRKKEELLAMGTELQSKRFLLNEAEQNLLRTKTCSNTLASKFQEHCPDIERQEAELYKLNQRFNNLSKQIDHRTQTLQKARSAYSNYRANYDKVNQFLCNIPNYEPQETDNIQQVEMKLKNQAALLSDIASKEQEVQEVSATAQQYQQAVKDYELEAEKLRSILDLENGRNGYMSKKPRLQSPAAKVKEEEAVLAARFTEVNAVNKQRLQNLEFAQSLLRQQPEVQVTQDFVQTKKSVRPVEEVWKLKKELEDETQRRQQLEAEIKAIQNNIVHLQNQKPQETVIKKELLKKVPDPQLEESFHKLQQNLAEEQRKNQVLQDELEALKTRLRVLEHEKREGGQEYIVKEVLRIEQDKAQADEILKLKEELEELRRQEGTRENEVILLRQQIAVLSSEKNKEQEKVTEKEVLKLQNDPQLEMEFQMLQENKQRESALRQKHEEELSFLQDKLKRLEKERAIAEGKITVKEVLKVEKDLAIEREVNELRRQYEDEKSKGRSNEREKAELLRKIQLLEEENAKVVVHEKVREIVRPDPKAENEVANLRLELVEQERRYRGGDEQLKTCQNELAALRNRGPLVEVKEVIKEVIKYKNDPETEKELQRLREEIIERTAAIERADLEIYQLKQEIQALKDTKPQVHMKEVVQEILQFREDPKTREEVESLRVQLADEQMKHIDLERERLLQEEKVRQKEEELFQVKEKVVQQEVVKYEQDPTLKAEVNSFSQSIESELKQIDCLREELRKLQRRRSELERQLEELEKERQARREAELEVQRLKIRLNDLEEQERETTERVTVKQKVILQQDPQQEKEHSLLKLELEEEKHRRQVLQTELEALRKRLLSLEKMEVKEKVVFSESVQVDKGDTEYEIQKLKSNLEEESRRKRELDADINRLETRLSEVEFNNSKSSKELDLLREENHKLHLEKQNLLMETRRLQSEIELTATEARDLRNMTHMDSGISLDSRFQALERELDDLKQLSREKDAEIEQLQNRLKTVAIKREQRENHLRRSIVVIDPDTGKEMSPEEAHVLGLIEWSLFVKLKSQECDWEEISIKGPNGESSVILDRKSGREFSIEDALKSGRLTTAQYNSYLNKEMSIQELAVLVSGSNYTALPPL, translated from the exons ATGCACTCGCTCTTCAGGAAACGCAACAAAGGGAAATACAGCCCCTCCGCGCAGAAGAAAAG catctccagcaAAGAGCTGACCGAGCTCATAGAGCGCCTGCAGAAAAATGCCGACCAGGTGGAGAAAAACATTGTGGAGACCGACTCCCGAATGCAAAAC GACTTGCACAAGATCAAGGCATGCCAGCTAGCGCAGTACAAGGACCTGACTGCTCAGAAACTCACCGAGTCCGACAAACTGCTCTACGTGCTGGATGGAGATGCAGCGATCGCCCGGCACATGAAGCACCCCCAGGGTGACATGATCACAGAAGA caTCCGGCAGCTGAAGGAACGAGTGGCAAACCTGCGCGTGAAACATGACCAGATCTACAGCTTCCCCCTGCAGCATATTGAGCCCCAGGTCAACTGGTCAACAGTGATCGAGGAGAAACAG GATGCGTTAAACAGCAAGGGCTTTGGGACCGATCTGCCGCTGGTCAACAGCCAAGTAGAAGAGCACAACATCTTCCACAACGAGGTCATGGCCATTGGCCCACACATTGCCAAGGAAGGCAACAAG GAATACAAGAGCGACTTCCAAGCCAAATACCAGAAGCTGCTG gcCGGCTcccagcagcggcagcaggaTCTGAACTCCCTGCAGGACTACATGCAGCGCTGCACCAACAAGCTCTACTGGCTGGATCAGCAGGCGAAGGACAGGACCCATTACGACTGGAGCGACCACAACCTGGACTACcccagccgccgccgccagtACGAG aacttcatccaccggaagctggaggagaaggaggaggccATCAACAAGCTGCATGCGGATGGAGATCAGCTGCTCACCCAGAATCACCCTGGGAAGAATGCCATCGAG GCTCACATCGAGGCAGTGCACGCCGACTGGAAGGAGTACCTCAACCTGCTGATCTGTGAGGAGAGCCACctgaagttcatggaggacttcCACAAG TTTCAGAAAGACACTAAGGATGCCCAGGAGCTCTTGAAGAAGGTGGATACAGACCTGGACCAAAAATTCAGCCCAGAGTTCAAGGACAGATACCAGCTCGAGTCTCTCCTGCGGGAGCTGGAT GACCAGGAGAAGGCCTTGAACAAGTATGAGGCAGTGGTGAAGTCCCTGCAGGAGCGCAGCCAGCACATCCTGCCTCTGCGGTACCGCCGTGAGATGCCGCTCCAGCCCGTCCCCGTGGAGGCTCTCTGCGAGTACGAAGGCGAGCAG GGCCAGATAAACCGAGGAGCCCACTACACCCTGCAGAAGAACAGCGGAGACATCTGGGAAGTGGCAGACAGCTCAGGAGACAAGATCAGGGCCCCAGGGGTCTGCTTCATGATCCCCCCGCCTGACGCAGAAGCAATGGCGCTGGCAGACCA AATTGCAGATCGCTATGTGACCGTGAAGGAGAAGACGGCCAACTGCAAGAACATCCTCCAGCAGCGCTACGAGGGGCTGAAGGCAGACAGCATTGGAG ATGCTGCGTCAGTTCGGGGACGCCAGcttctggcagggctggagaaagTGAACAGCGACCTGGACAAGCAGGAGAAAGCAATAACAGCAAATCTCCGTCCACCGCTGGAGCAGAGCCGGGCTGTGCAGGACAGCACTGAGCGCTCCAAGGACCTGAAG AACATCACCAACGAGGTCCGTCGCATTGAACCCGAGAAAACGAGGAAGATCCAGGAATGCGAGGCCTTCATCGAATCTGTGCCAAACACTGGCAGTGCCACCTTGGTAAAGAACAAGGTGGAGAACACCAACAAGAAGTACGACCGCGTGGTCCAGCTGCTCAGCGCTGCCCAAGAGAA AGTGGAGGTGGCCACACACCTTGAGAGGAGCCTCCAACAAGGCCGAGACTTGCTGTCTACCTACGAGAACAAGCTGGTCGTAGATGACACAGTACCAGAGGATTTGCGGGTGGTAGACCGTAAGAAAGAAGAGCTGCTG GCCATGGGCACCGAGCTCCAGTCCAAAAGGTTCCTGCTCAATGAAGCAGAGCAGAACTTGTTAAGGACGAAGACGTGCTCCAACACCCTGGCCAGCAAGTTCCAGGAGCACTGCCCAGACATTGAACGGCAGGAAGCCGAGCTCTACAAACTCAACCAGCGCTTCAACAACCTCAGCAAGCAAATTGACCACAG AACACAGAccctgcagaaagcaagaagTGCCTATTCCAACTACCGTGCCAACTACGACAAAGTCAACCAGTTCCTGTGTAACATACCCAACTACGAGCCACAGGAGACCGACAACATCCAGCAAGTGGAAATGAAGCTGAAGAACCAAGCG GCGCTCCTCAGTGACATCGCAAGCAAGGAACAGGAGGTGCAGGAGGTCTCTGCCACAGCTCAGCAATACCAGCAGGCAGTGAAG GACTATGAGCTGGAAGCTGAGAAGCTCCGGTCCATCCTTGACCTAGAGAACGGCCGGAATGGGTACATGAGCAAGAAGCCCAGGCTCCAGTCTCCAGCCGCGAAAGTGAAAGAGGAG GAAGCTGTTCTGGCAGCCAGGTTCACTGAAGTGAATGCTGTGAACAAACAGAGGCTGCAGAATCTGGAATTCGCTCAGAGCCTCCTGCGGCAG CAACCAGAGGTTCAAGTGACACAAGACTTTGTCCAGACCAAGAAGTCCGTAAGGCCCGTGGAAGAAGTCTGGAAGTTGAAGAAAGAGCTTGAAGATGAGACTCAGCGTCGGCAACAGCTAGAAGCAGAGATCAAAGCCATTCAGAACAACATTGTCCACCTGCAAAACCAGAAGCCCCAAGAAACTGTTATTAAGAAAGAACTGCTGAAGAAAGTGCCTGACCCTCAGCTGGAGGAGAGCTTCCACAAGCTGCAGCAAAACCTGGCAGAAGAGCAGCGCAAGAACCAGGTGCTCCAGGATGAGCTGGAGGCTCTTAAAACCAGGCTGCGTGTTCTGGAGCACgagaagagggaaggagggcaggagtACATAGTTAAAGAGGTACTGCGTATTGAACAAGATAAGGCTCAAGCTGATGAAATCCTGAAGCTCAAGGAAGAACTGGAAGAGctcaggaggcaggagggaacCAGAGAGAATGAAGTCATCCTTTTACGCCAACAAATTGCTGTGCTGTCCAGTGAGAAGAACAAGGAGCAGGAGAAAGTAACAGAGAAGGAGGTGCTGAAGCTGCAGAATGATCCCCAGCTGGAGATGGAATTCCAGATGTTGCAAGAGAACAAGCAGAGGGAGAGTGCCCTCCGGCAGAAGCACGAGGAAGAGCTCAGCTTCCTCCAGGACAAACTCAAACGTCTTGAGAAGGAACGGGCCATTGCCGAGGGCAAAATTACTGTCAAGGAGGTGCTGAAGGTAGAGAAAGACTTAGCCATTGAGAGAGAGGTGAATGAGCTCCGGCGCCAGTATGAAGATGAGAAGTCCAAGGGTCGTTCCAACGAGCGCGAAAAGGCTGAACTGCTCAGGAAgatccagctgctggaggaagagaACGCCAAGGTGGTCGTCCATGAGAAAGTGCGTGAGATTGTGCGCCCAGATCCCAAGGCTGAAAATGAAGTTGCCAACCTTCGTTTGGAGCTGGTAGAGCAGGAGAGGAGATACCGAGGTGGCGATGAACAGCTGAAGACCTGCCAGAATGAGCTGGCTGCTCTGAGGAACAGAGGGCCACTGGTAGAAGTCAAAGAAGTCATTAAGGAGGTCATTAAGTACAAGAATGACCCAGAAACCGAAAAGGAGCTACAGCGACTCCGGGAGGAAATCAtagaaagaacagcagcaattgAAAGAGCGGACCTTGAGATCTACCAGCTGAAACAAGAGATACAAGCTTTGAAAGATACCAAACCTCAAGTGCATATGAAGGAAGTTGTGCAAGAAATTCTGCAGTTTCGGGAAGACCCCAAGACCAGAGAGGAGGTGGAGTCTCTGAGAGTGCAGCTAGCAGATGAACAGATGAAACACATTGACCTGGAGAGGGAGCGGCTActccaagaagaaaaagtacGACAGAAAGAGGAGGAACTTTTCCAGGTGAAGGAGAAAGTGGTCCAACAGGAAGTAGTGAAGTACGAGCAAGACCCCACCTTGAAAGCTGAAGTCAACTCCTTCTCTCAGAGCATCGAGAGCGAGTTGAAGCAAATAGACTGCCTCCGTGAAGAACTCCGCAAGCTGCAGAGGAGGCGGTCTGAGCTAGAGCGTCAGCTAGAAGAACTTGAGAAAGAGAGACAGGCCCGCAGAGAGGCTGAACTGGAGGTGCAGAGGCTGAAGATCAGGTTAAATGACTTGGAAGAACAGGAGAGAGAGACAACAGAACGAGTGACTGTGAAACAGAAAGTGATCCTTCAGCAAGATCCCCAGCAAGAAAAGGAGCACTCCCTCCTCAAGCTGGAGCTAGAAGAAGAGAAGCACCGGAGACAAGTCTTGCAAACCGAACTAGAAGCCCTGAGAAAGAGGCTCCTTTCTTTGGAGAAGATGGAGGTCAAGGAGAAAGTGGTCTTTTCAGAGAGTGTCCAAGTGGACAAAGGAGACACGGAATATGAGATTCAAAAGCTGAAGAGCAAtctggaggaggaaagcaggcGTAAGAGGGAGCTAGATGCAGATATCAACCGCCTCGAAACCAGGCTGTCTGAGGTGGAATTCAACAACTCCAAGTCATCAAAGGAGCTAGACTTACTCAGGGAGGAAAACCACAAACTGCACCTTGAGAAACAGAACCTGCTGATGGAAACAAGGAGACTGCAGTCAGAGATTGAACTCACAGCAACAGAAGCTCGGGATTTGAGAAACATGACCCACATGGACAGTGGAATAAGCCTGGACTCCAGATTCCAAGCTTTGGAAAGAGAGTTGGACGATCTGAAGCAGTTGTCCAGAGAAAAAGATGCAGAGATCGAGCAGCTCCAGAATCGCCTCAAGACAGTGGCTATCAAGAGGGAACAAAGAGAGAACCACCTGAGGCGCTCCATTGTGGTCATCGACCCcgacacaggaaaagaaatgtctcCGGAGGAAGCTCATGTGCTTGGCCTCATTGAATGGAGCTTGTTTGTCAAACTTAAGAGTCAGGAATGCGACTGGGAGGAGATCTCCATAAAGGGTCCCAACGGGGAATCATCTGTGATCCTCGACAGGAAGTCTGGCAGGGAATTCTCAATTGAGGATGCCTTGAAGAGTGGAAGGCTAACCACGGCTCAGTACAACAGTTACCTCAACAAGGAGATGTCAATCCAGGAGCTGGCAGTCTTGGTGTCTGGAAGTAATTACACAGCGCTCCCTCCACTTTAG